GCGTCGGCTGCGGCATCCCATGTCCTGATCGCAAGCTGACCACGCTTTCGATCGGCACCCATTCGACAGCAATCGAAGGCCTTCGCTACGGTGCGGGGCATGAGCAGCAGCCCACCGCCGACCACACCACTCCCTGCACGGCTGCGTCGCGAGCGGGTCCTCGCCTACGTGGACCAGCGCGAGTTCGCTCGGGTCACCGAGATGGCGGAGCAGTTCGAGGTCTCGACGGTCACCCTCCGCACGGACCTCGAGCACCTCTCTCGACGCGGCCTGCTGCGGCGGGTCCGTGGAGGAGCGGTGTCCCGCTCGGCCGGCCGGCCGGAGCCGGCCTTCGAGGAGGCACAGACAGCCAACGTCGCCCAGAAGAAGGCCATCGGTCGTCACACCGCAGGCATGATCGGGTCGGGCGAGACCGTCATCCTCGACGTCGGAACCACCACGACGGCGGTGGCTCACGCGATGGCCGATCGTGACGATCTGCGCGACGTGATGGTCTTCACCAACAGCCTGACGATCGCGATGGCACTCGAGTCGAGCGCCCCCCGAATCACCGTCGTCGTGACTGGTGGCACCCTCCGACCTCGCCAGCACTCCCTCGTGGACCCCTTGGCCGCCCTGGTGCTGGACCAGATCACGGCGAAGTGGGCGATCATCGGCTGCAATGGGATCGACATCGACGGCGGCGTCACGAACGCCAACCTCCCGGAGACCGACGTGAAGCGCCGGATGATCGGAGCGGCCACCCGTCGTGTCGTGTGTGCCGACTCGAGCAAGCTGGGTGGGGTTGCACTGGCGCGGATCTGCGGCGTGGGGGACATCGACGTGCTGGTCACCGATGGCCGGGCCGACCAGGCCGTCGTCACCGAACTCGAGGGCTCAGGCGTCGATGTCCACGTGGCCAACTAGCGCGACCGTAGGGAAAGAGCGCGTGCCGTTTGACAAGCGTTGGAAAGTGCCTTAGACATTCGCCTTCTACCGGACGCGGCACCGGGCTGCGCCCGCCCACGGAGGAACGACATGAGCCGATTGAAACTGCTGGCGATCATCGCCCTGCTCGCCCTTATCGCGGCGGCCTGCAGCACCGACGAAGCCGACGACTCCGGAGACGACGGGTCCGGTGACGACGCCACCGAAGAAGCTGCGGCCGAGGACGACACGGCGGACGAGGACGCCGACGCAGCTGACGATGACGGCGGCGAGGAGGTCGAGGAGGGGGACGACTCCGGTGACGAGGCATCAGGTGATGGTGTGGCGCTGCGCTGGCGGACCCGGCCCGACAACCAGGCTGAGATCGACGTCTACTCGGGCGTCAGCGAGGACATCGACTCGGCCTGGGACGCGGCCACGCTCGAGTACGAACCAGGGGGCAGCGAGGGGTCGAACTACCAGGACGTGCTGCGGACGGAGCTGGCCTCCGGCACCGCGCCCGATGTGTTCTGGATCCCCGGCACGGACGTCGCTGACTTCGCCCAGCGAGGACTGATCCTCAACCTCCGGGACCTGGCCAGCGGCAGTGACGCCTACGCCGGCGACGACGCCTACTACGAAGGCCCGATGGAGTTCCTGACGTATGACCCGGAGACCGCCGAGTCCAGCGAAGCGCTCTGGGGCCTGCCGCGAGACGTCTCCACCTTCGCCCTGTACCTCAACCTCGATCTCATCGACGAGGCCGGCGTGGACGACCCCCGTGAGCTGGCCGAGGCCGGCGAGTGGAACTGGGACACCTTCCGCGCGACCGCGGAGGCCATCAACGACCTGGGACCCGAGATCCAGGGCTTCGGGATGAACAACTGGTGGGCCAACCCCGGCTACTTCATCAACGCCGCTGGAGGGTCGTTCT
The sequence above is a segment of the Euzebya tangerina genome. Coding sequences within it:
- a CDS encoding DeoR/GlpR family DNA-binding transcription regulator; translation: MSSSPPPTTPLPARLRRERVLAYVDQREFARVTEMAEQFEVSTVTLRTDLEHLSRRGLLRRVRGGAVSRSAGRPEPAFEEAQTANVAQKKAIGRHTAGMIGSGETVILDVGTTTTAVAHAMADRDDLRDVMVFTNSLTIAMALESSAPRITVVVTGGTLRPRQHSLVDPLAALVLDQITAKWAIIGCNGIDIDGGVTNANLPETDVKRRMIGAATRRVVCADSSKLGGVALARICGVGDIDVLVTDGRADQAVVTELEGSGVDVHVAN
- a CDS encoding ABC transporter substrate-binding protein, yielding MSRLKLLAIIALLALIAAACSTDEADDSGDDGSGDDATEEAAAEDDTADEDADAADDDGGEEVEEGDDSGDEASGDGVALRWRTRPDNQAEIDVYSGVSEDIDSAWDAATLEYEPGGSEGSNYQDVLRTELASGTAPDVFWIPGTDVADFAQRGLILNLRDLASGSDAYAGDDAYYEGPMEFLTYDPETAESSEALWGLPRDVSTFALYLNLDLIDEAGVDDPRELAEAGEWNWDTFRATAEAINDLGPEIQGFGMNNWWANPGYFINAAGGSFFTDDRTACAVDSEESIQGLEFMQRLYGDELTVPYGEDAEPPYLAGNVGMFMNGRWATPGTRASASFDWDVVKLPDGPGGPSNWLFWGAYVVNAETEHPEEAFELVTRLTSPEVQTQVAELGANIPSRTDDEETIDQFLTYTPPENNQAFINGLSEDPTAEGPLWEGNWPAFDTALAPEIEAVIAGDRSLDDFSANICDTLDATFES